A stretch of Besnoitia besnoiti strain Bb-Ger1 chromosome III, whole genome shotgun sequence DNA encodes these proteins:
- a CDS encoding hypothetical protein (encoded by transcript BESB_044930), translating to MAHIIFVPAPRAPLVVRSPFGLRTSRADCCPPRSPQPFPEPSSGEALSRAACSFSSSRLVRRAAASLPRGRLPVLGGVVPSRFAAGLVRSPIPCEVRDSSRMCARGGATVSACRLPGTGFLSPSFLPRDVPLAAATQRTGSSSITSTVRASVATHRKHNGLEDCFPCLASLRRRVSSRGGEGRSCLLFPSLCDASAADGDDRGGCRSHIGRTAACSRRRGQRRFGAFISTSGGADPQPNLWRVHACGGRGLPPSLWRLEARLSGVGWTAAGARELVRGAGRAPVSRAPEGARFFSTFKGAAGHQRSMKDRVSRPSRAGLEARPKGCLKALGEREQLDLALEDEASFQELRDMWLTDRGKRHVGDGEYAAPKGREHAKNGERDVRISQMAAVGDDGGWLEDESPASAVGHDWLARRRRSACHACGSHEQADAVPGMAPPPRLQVIARLRRLIDEAPHRLASLPPSSASSLCTQTSTGGATPDPFGHADEELLLSGELGAWRCEWTETNDLVCQFATRMTAKEILGLLALYTKLKALKPPEASLPPAALQNLFDSKRALYALTQALLRNASPSTSPVGGATTKAAPAALESLTSTQLVMVLRHLVVLEFHHQLLLLHIFHLLPRRLLLLAQEAREHDARQRGLLRPAFPDLSFAGTRPEGDPSGRDEDKDSANKQQNQIRQLASFIPWQRPVSFSLYGSPPSGSASTDPAAASSQSPPIEDPSNCPPSQRKEALHMVALTFLGGSVAELARTCPSLSFWNNENTRTLVAIIEQLTILNIDETSPVQLTVLATSVCGLHTASIRFLNVLARRASTFLNDFTFSQLTLVANALARLHFAHGGLVKKVEMMTASALRQRQPEGAPFTGAGRLPAVRAKIVTGQRELGEPEEGGALAPASPASVSSSPACFADLLAECDPQGLRSLWYRIALRASTALPKTVWRQQEFLDSSGTWIDANEMLALERAEAAAPSSAASADSPAGGASAVAPAGGQSQADALGSGRGGRFLPASCLDLFKSAEISYDLATSSDVVAYFDPAVRGGTWKRLFFPSSASLTAPPGLPGPPQRTQLHAAGGVEDSKDELEETFSLAQLPPPPSRPAYGDEAGEGVRSFKPLRNDEIRQLVNLLNSFARVVAAELVPLDDRDITGELTDTLAPWATRKNTSKSAASRPDDDLSAGLRRGAEREGVASSASASASASAASASAASPGSSPSSDLEHDVVDWSNVRKVCAAMVNAGVDTGAAQVDNPVFLLFTRAIAELIARQEHMTPQGITSFMNAYSKVRLKGHGRFFFQLKPRILKLLPEFESHQISMALNAFSYFRFDDREVVRGLVNEFMHRRHQGASSIAVSSVILSLAALGVREESVIRVMTETNWITNALLFDSLSSQGLTTLLFSLVCQDAVYEASVGSAGLLNKVLTRLYESPLKRHGEAMLTTCARAIFPCSALTIQDHLRAVENARKHRLTGVDMSSYIRPEFAKKWIATGTQKAGGKTLAWAVRPPPEVLQTPPKEWSTGLKFLADQLFNKGRTTARAKIVPSGLHFQVAAVAHLLGYRVLNEISVFPYSIDIVVLPDADALDFLDVSRKKTIHARAHQQDGVAERCVGAYDMQQTEELHRLTRLGVQSDGASTRMNQVMKFRFRGYGKGSHE from the exons ATGGCGCATATAATTTTTGTTCCTGCACCTCGCGCGCCACTCGTGGTACGCTCGCCCTTTGGCCTTCGCACTTCGCGTGCGGACTGCTGtcccccgcgctcgccgcagcctttTCCAGAACCCTCGTCGGGGGAGGCGCTCTCTCGTGCGGCGTGCAGCTTCTCTTCGTCCCGACTTGTTCGCAGggccgctgcttctcttcccCGCGGCCGGCTGCCTGTTTTAGGAGGCGTGGTCCCCTCCAGGTTCGCTGCCGGTCTCGTCAGGAGCCCAATTCCGTGTGAAGTTCGCGACTCTAGCAGGATGTGTGCTCGTGGCGGGGCGACGGTGTCTGCGTGCCGCCTGCCTGGCACGGggttcctctctccctcatTCCTGCCTCGAGACGtcccgctcgcggcggcaacCCAGCGAACGGGCTCGAGTTCGATCACCAGCACcgtgcgcgcctccgtcgccacGCATCGAAAGCACAATGGTCTCGAAGACTGTTTTCCGTGCCTCGCGTCTTTGCGTCGGCGCGTCTCTAGCAGggggggcgaaggccgcTCGTGCCTCCTTTTCCCTTCGCTGTGCGACGCCTCAGCCGCTGACGGCGACGACAGAGGCGGCTGCCGGTCTCACATCGGACGCACGGCCGCCTGCAGTCGCCGGAGAGGACAAAGGCGCTTCGGTGCATTCATCTCGACCAGCGGAGGGGCAGACCCGCAGCCGAACCTCtggcgcgtgcatgcatgcggagggaggggcttgccgccttctctctggaGGCTCGAGGCGAGGCTGAGCGGCGTGGGCTGgactgccgccggcgcgcgcgaactcGTGCGTGGCGCCGGACGCGCGCCGGTATCGAGGGCtcccgagggcgcgcggtTCTTCTCCACGTTTAAGGGAGCTGCTGGTCACCAGAGAAGCATGAAAGACCGCGTGTCGCggccgagccgcgcgggctTGGAGGCCCGCCCCAAGGGCTGCCTGAAGGCCCTTGGAGAACGCGAGCAACTGGACCTCGCGCTCGAGGACGAGGCTTCGTTTCAGGAGCTGCGGGACATGTGGCTCACGGACAGGGGCAAGCGGCACGTAGGAGACGGGGAGTATGCGGCCCCCAAAGGACGCGAACATGCGAAGAACGGCGAGCGCGATGTCCGAATTTCTCAGATGGCGgccgtcggcgacgacggcggctggCTCGAAGACGAGAGCCCTGCCTCTGCGGTGGGGCACGACTGGTTGGCTCGCCGACGGAGAAGCGCGTGCCACGCGTGTGGAAGCCACGAGCAAGCGGACGCGGTCCCTGGTatggcgcctcctccccgtCTTCAAGTTATTGCCCGACTTCGGCGGCTTATCGACGAAGCCCCGCACCGCctggcgtctctgccgccgtcttccgcttcttcgctgtGCACGCAGACCtcgacgggcggcgcgaccccGGACCCCTTTGGACACGCGGACGAGGAGTTGCTCTTGTCGGGGGAGCTAGGAGCGTGGCGGTGCGAGTGGACGGAGACGAACGACTTGGTATGCCAGTTCGCAACGCGAATGACCGCGAAAGAAATCCTAGGCCTGCTCGCCCTGTATACGAAGTTGAAAGCCTTGAAGCCACCAGAAGCCTCGttgccgccagcagcgctgCAGAACTTGTTCGACTCGAAGCGGGCTCTGTATGCGCTCACGCaagcgctgctgcgcaaCGCTTCGCCCTCGACCAGTCCAGTCGGCGGGGCGACGACCAAGGCAGCACCCGCTGCGCTCGAAAGCTTGACGTCCACGCAGCTGGTCATGGTGCTGCGCCATCTCGTGGTCTTGGAATTCCATCAtcagctgcttctcctccaTATTTTCCacctccttcctcgtcgccttcttcttctcgcccaggaggcgagagagcacGACGCCCGCCAGAGGGGGCTCCTGCGCCCCGCTTTCCCCGACCTCAGTTTCGCGGGAACGCGGCCAGAGGGCGACCCTTCGGGCAGGGACGAAGACAAGGATTCGGCGAATAAACAACAAAACCAAATTCGACAGCTTGCGTCGTTCATTCCCTGGCAGAGGCCCGTGTCATTCTCGCTTTACGGCAGCCCGCCTTCGGGCTCTGCCTCGACAGATCCGgctgccgcttcttcgcagtctccgccTATCGAAGACCCCTCCAACTGTCCGCCTTCACAGCGGAAGGAAGCTCTGCACATGGTCGCGCTCACGTTTCTTGGCGGGAGCGTTGCTGAACTCGCTCGCACTTGCCCGTCCCTCTCCTTCTGGAACAACGAAAACACGCGGACGCTCGTGGCGATCATCGAGCAGCTGACAATCCTCAACATCGACGAGACCTCGCCGGTCCAGCTCACTGTGCTG gcgacgtcGGTCTGCGGTCTCCACACCGCGTCGATTCGGTTTCTCAACgtgctggcgcggcgcgcgtccacGTTCTTGAACGACTTTACCTTTTCTCAGTTGACGCTGGTCGCCaacgctctcgcgcggctgcactTTGCACACGGGGGCCTCGTCAAGAAAGTCGAAATGATGACAGCgagcgcgctgcggcagcggcagcccgaaggcgcgccgttc ACCGGGGCGGGGCGCTTGCCGGCGGTCCGAGCCAAGATCGTCACGGGTCAAAGGGAGCTCGGCGAGCCCGAAGAGGGTGGCGCTCTGGCACCAGCCTCGCCCGCTTCCgtgtcttcgtctcccgcgtGCTTTGCAGACCTCCTCGCGGAGTGCGATCCGCAGGGGTTGCGCTCGCTGTGGTACCGCATCGCGCTtcgcgcctccacagcgcTGCCGAAGACTGTGTGGAGGCAGCAGGAGTTTCTCGACTCCAGTGGCACGTGGATCGACGCGAATGAGATGCTCGCTTTGGagcgcgcagaagctgcggcgccttcttccgccgcgtctgcagacTCGCCCGCTGGAGGGGCGAGTGCGGTAGCCCCCGCGGGGGGACAGTCGCAGGCGGACGCGCTTGGCAGCGGACGGGGAGGCCGGTTTTTGCCGGCAAGCTGCCTGGACTTGTTCAAGTCGGCGGAGATCAGTTACGACTTAGCCACTAGCTCGGACGTCGTCGCGTACTTTGATCCAGCGGTGCGAGGCGGCACTTGGAAGcggctcttcttcccctcttcggcgtcgctcaCTGCGCCACCTGGCTTGCCAGGCCCTCCTCAGCGAACGCAGCTGCACGCAGCGGGCG gTGTCGAGGACTCGAAAGACGAACTCGAGGAGACGTTTTCTCTGGcgcagcttcctccgcccccctcgcGTCCGGCTtacggagacgaggcaggtGAAGGCGTCCGCTCTTTCAAGCCGCTGCGCAACGACGAGATTCGCCAGCTCGTTAACCTCCTCAACTCGTTTGCGCGGGTGGTCGCCGCCGAACTGGTGCCTCTCGATGACCGCGACATCACAGGCGAACTGACGGACACGCTGGCCCCCTGGGCGACGCGAAAGAACACTTCCAAGTCTGCAGCGAGTCGTCCCGACGACGACCTCTCGGCcggtctgcgccgcggcgccgagcgtgagggcgtcgcttcctctgcatctgcgtcggcttccgcctccgcagcttctgcctctgcggcttcccCCGGTTCGTCTCCTTCCAGCGACCTTGAGCACGATGTCGTGGACTGGTCGAACGTGCGGAAAGTGTGTGCGGCGATGGTAAACGCCGGGGTCGACACAGGAGCTGCGCAAGTGGACAATCCCGTTTTTCTGCTCTTCACTCGCGCAATCGCTGAACTCATCGCCAGACAGGAGCATATGACCCCGCAGGGGATCACGAGCTTCATGAACGCCTACAGCAAAGTCAGGCTCAAGGG GCACGGGCGTTTCTTCTTTCAGCTGAAACCCCGCATTCTGAAGCTGCTTCCTGAGTTCGAGTCTCACCAAATCAGCATGGCGCTGAATGCATTCTCTT ACTTTCGCTTCGATGACAGAGAGGTTGTCCGGGGCCTCGTCAATGAGTTCATGCATCGCCGTCATCAAGGTGCCTCGA GTATCGCCGTCTCCAGTGTCATTCTCTCGCTGGCTGCGTTGGGTGTGCGAGAGGAGTCTGTTATCCG GGTCATGACTGAGACCAACTGGATAACGAACGCGCTGCTGTTCGACAGCCTTTCCTCGCAAG GATTGACGACGctgctcttctcgctcgtctgTCAGGACGCAGTCTACGAAGCGTCGGTTGGTTCAGCAGGCCTGCTGAACAAGGTCTTGACGCGCCTGTACGAGTCTCCCTTGAAGCGCCACGGCGAAGCGATGTTAACGACGTGCGCACGGGCGATTTTTCCGTGCTCGGCGCTGACGATTCAGGACCACCTGCGTGCCGTCGAGAACGCGCGCAAGCACCGTCTCACAGGAGTGGACATGAGCTCCTACATCCGTCCCGAGTTCGCAAAAAAGTGGATCGCTACAGGCACTCAGAAAGCCGGCGGTAAAACCCTCGCCTGGGCggtgcggcctccgccggagGTCCTCCAGACGCCCCCCAAAGAGTGGTCGACGGGCCTCAAGTTCTTG GCTGACCAACTGTTCAACAAAGGCCGCACAACTGCCCGAGCCAAGATCGTGCCCTCCG GACTTCACTTCCAAGTAGCAGCTGTCGCGCATCTGCTCGGCTACCGCGTCCTCAATGAAATCTCCGTCT TTCCGTACTCGATCGACATTGTCGTTTTGCcggacgccgacgccctTGACTTTCTGGACGTCTCCCGAAAGAAGACCATTCACGCAAGGGCGCACCAGCAAGATGGCGTAGCCGAACGTTGTGTGGGCGCCTATGACATGCAACAGACCGAGGAGCTCCATCGCCTAACAAG ACTAGGTGTGCAGAGCGACGGAGCATCAACGCGCATGAACCAGGTCATGAAATTTCGGTTCAGAGGCTACGGCAAAGGCAGTCATGAGTAG